Proteins from a genomic interval of Pseudomonas sp. RC10:
- the cmoA gene encoding carboxy-S-adenosyl-L-methionine synthase CmoA, with translation MSQEPDRLFAQPLAQVPDFAFNEDVVRVFPDMIKRSVPGYPTIVENVGVLAAQFAQPHSVLYDLGSSLGAVTQSLRRHVRTEDCRVIAIDNSTAMVERCREYLNAQDSMFQELLPVDVIEGDILALEFQPASVVALNFTLQFIAPEQRLELLGRIRQALVPGGALILSEKLRFDDGEEHDLLTDLHVAFKRANGYSELEIAQKRSAIENVMKPDSLDQHRERLLAAGFSKVVPWFQCLNFASLIALP, from the coding sequence GTGAGCCAAGAACCCGACCGCCTATTCGCCCAACCGCTGGCCCAAGTGCCCGACTTCGCGTTCAACGAAGACGTGGTGCGGGTGTTCCCGGACATGATCAAGCGCTCAGTGCCCGGCTACCCGACCATCGTCGAGAACGTCGGTGTGCTCGCGGCGCAGTTCGCGCAGCCTCACAGCGTGCTGTACGACCTCGGCAGCTCCCTCGGTGCGGTCACGCAGTCCTTGCGCCGCCACGTGCGCACCGAAGACTGCCGCGTCATCGCCATCGACAACTCTACGGCGATGGTCGAACGCTGCCGCGAATACCTCAACGCGCAGGACTCCATGTTCCAGGAGCTGCTGCCGGTCGACGTGATCGAAGGCGACATCCTCGCCCTTGAGTTCCAGCCCGCCTCGGTCGTGGCGCTGAATTTCACCCTGCAATTCATTGCCCCCGAGCAACGTCTGGAACTGCTGGGTCGCATTCGCCAGGCGCTGGTGCCAGGCGGCGCGCTGATCCTCTCCGAAAAACTGCGTTTCGACGACGGCGAAGAACATGATCTGCTGACCGACCTGCATGTGGCGTTCAAACGCGCCAACGGCTACAGCGAGCTGGAAATCGCCCAAAAACGCAGCGCCATCGAAAACGTGATGAAACCCGACAGCCTCGACCAGCATCGCGAACGCCTGTTGGCCGCCGGTTTCTCCAAAGTCGTGCCGTGGTTCCAGTGCCTTAACTTCGCCTCGTTGATTGCCCTCCCATGA
- a CDS encoding protease inhibitor I42 family protein, whose product MTLARLLVPLSLALLAACAQQPKQIVSLEDQKDCPITLTTGQTLMLMLPSNPTTGHRWLMQNPAPSILNALGPEVFNTPEAVNMVGTSGQSVWRYKAANAGTGHLMMVYQQPWAPEVRPERTFDCAITVK is encoded by the coding sequence ATGACCCTTGCCCGCCTGCTTGTCCCACTCAGCCTGGCCCTGCTGGCCGCCTGCGCCCAGCAACCCAAACAGATCGTCTCCCTTGAAGACCAGAAAGACTGCCCGATCACCCTCACGACCGGCCAGACCCTCATGCTCATGCTCCCCAGCAATCCCACCACCGGCCATCGCTGGTTGATGCAGAACCCCGCCCCCTCGATTCTCAACGCCCTCGGCCCGGAAGTCTTCAACACCCCGGAAGCGGTCAATATGGTCGGCACCTCGGGGCAGTCGGTCTGGCGTTACAAGGCCGCCAATGCGGGGACGGGCCATTTGATGATGGTGTATCAACAACCCTGGGCGCCGGAAGTACGGCCGGAGCGCACGTTCGATTGCGCGATCACGGTGAAATGA
- the lon gene encoding endopeptidase La → MSDQQADSTHSSDDDHEHEVIGSDRKSLALPGQNLPDQVYIIPIHNRPFFPAQVLPVIVNEEPWAETLELVSKSDHHSLALFFMDTPPDDPRHFDTKALPEYGTLVKVHHASRENGKLQFVAQGLSRVRIKTWLKHHRPPFLVEVEYPHQPNEPTDEVKAYGMALINAIKELLPLNPLYSEELKNYLNRFSPNDPSPLTDFAAALTSAKGNELQEVLDCVPVLKRMEKVLPMLRKEVEVARLQKEISAEVNRKIGEHQREFFLKEQLKVIQQELGLTKDDRSADIEQFEQRLEGKTLPPQARKRIDEELNKLSVLETGSPEYAVTRNYLDWASSVPWGVFGEDKLDLKHARKVLDQHHAGLDDIKSRILEFLAVGAYKGEIAGSIVLLVGPPGVGKTSVGKSIAESLGRPFYRFSVGGMRDEAEIKGHRRTYIGAQPGKLVQALKDMEVMNPVIMLDEIDKMGQSYQGDPASALLETLDPEQNVEFLDHYLDLRLDLSKVLFVCTANTLDSIPGPLLDRMEVIRLSGYITEEKLAIAKRHLWPKQLDKAGVSKNSLTISDSALRAVIDGYAREAGVRQLEKQLGKLVRKAVVKLLDNPDTVVKIGPKDLEASLGMAVFRNEQVLSGTGVITGLAWTSMGGATLPIEATRIHTLNRGFKLTGQLGDVMKESAEIAYSYVSSNLAKFGGDKGFFDEAFVHLHVPEGATPKDGPSAGVTMASALLSLARNQAPKKGVAMTGELTLTGHVLPIGGVREKVIAARRQKIFELILPEANRGNFEELPDYLKEGITAHFAKRFSDVAKVLF, encoded by the coding sequence ATGAGCGACCAGCAAGCAGACAGCACTCATTCGTCCGATGACGACCACGAACACGAAGTCATCGGCTCAGATCGCAAAAGCCTCGCCCTGCCCGGCCAGAACCTTCCGGACCAGGTCTACATCATCCCGATTCACAACCGCCCGTTCTTCCCGGCACAAGTCCTGCCTGTCATCGTCAACGAAGAGCCGTGGGCCGAAACCCTGGAGTTGGTGAGCAAATCCGATCACCACTCGCTCGCCCTGTTCTTCATGGACACGCCCCCCGACGACCCGCGCCATTTCGACACCAAGGCCCTGCCCGAATACGGCACGCTGGTGAAGGTGCACCACGCCAGCCGCGAAAACGGCAAACTCCAATTCGTCGCCCAGGGCCTGAGCCGTGTGCGCATCAAGACCTGGCTCAAGCACCACCGCCCACCGTTTCTGGTGGAAGTCGAATATCCGCATCAGCCCAACGAGCCGACCGACGAGGTCAAGGCTTACGGCATGGCGCTGATCAACGCGATCAAAGAACTGCTGCCGCTCAACCCGCTGTACAGCGAAGAACTGAAGAATTACCTCAACCGCTTCAGCCCCAACGACCCGTCGCCGCTGACCGACTTCGCCGCTGCCCTGACGTCTGCCAAAGGCAACGAGCTGCAGGAAGTGCTGGATTGCGTGCCTGTGCTCAAGCGCATGGAAAAAGTCCTGCCGATGCTGCGCAAGGAAGTCGAAGTCGCGCGCCTGCAGAAAGAAATCTCCGCCGAAGTGAACCGCAAGATCGGCGAGCACCAGCGCGAGTTTTTCCTGAAAGAACAGCTCAAAGTCATTCAGCAAGAGCTGGGTCTGACCAAAGACGACCGCAGCGCCGACATCGAACAGTTCGAGCAGCGTCTGGAAGGCAAGACCTTACCGCCTCAAGCCCGCAAACGCATTGATGAAGAGCTGAACAAACTCTCGGTGCTGGAAACCGGCTCGCCGGAATACGCTGTCACCCGTAACTACCTTGATTGGGCCAGCTCGGTGCCGTGGGGAGTTTTCGGCGAAGACAAGCTGGACCTGAAACACGCGCGCAAAGTGCTGGATCAGCACCACGCCGGGCTTGATGACATTAAAAGCCGCATCCTCGAATTCCTGGCGGTCGGTGCCTACAAGGGTGAGATCGCAGGCTCCATCGTGCTGTTGGTCGGCCCGCCGGGCGTGGGTAAAACCAGCGTCGGCAAGTCGATCGCCGAATCTCTGGGGCGTCCGTTCTACCGTTTCAGCGTCGGCGGCATGCGCGACGAGGCCGAAATCAAGGGCCACCGCCGCACCTATATCGGCGCCCAGCCGGGCAAGCTGGTACAGGCGCTGAAAGACATGGAAGTGATGAACCCGGTCATCATGCTCGACGAAATCGACAAGATGGGTCAGAGCTATCAAGGCGACCCGGCGTCGGCGCTGCTGGAAACCCTCGACCCGGAACAGAACGTCGAATTCCTCGACCACTATCTGGACCTGCGTCTGGACCTGTCGAAAGTGCTGTTCGTCTGCACCGCCAACACCCTCGACTCGATCCCCGGCCCGCTGCTCGACCGGATGGAAGTGATTCGCCTGTCGGGTTATATCACCGAAGAAAAACTCGCCATCGCCAAGCGCCACTTGTGGCCGAAACAGTTGGATAAGGCCGGTGTCTCGAAAAACAGCCTGACCATCAGCGACAGCGCCCTGCGCGCCGTGATTGATGGCTACGCCCGCGAAGCCGGTGTGCGGCAGTTGGAAAAACAGCTGGGCAAACTGGTGCGCAAGGCCGTGGTCAAGCTGCTGGACAACCCGGACACCGTGGTCAAGATCGGCCCGAAAGACCTGGAAGCCTCGCTTGGCATGGCGGTGTTCCGCAACGAGCAAGTGCTGTCGGGCACCGGCGTCATTACCGGGCTGGCCTGGACCAGCATGGGCGGCGCGACCCTGCCGATCGAAGCGACCCGCATCCACACCCTTAATCGCGGCTTCAAGCTGACCGGGCAACTGGGCGATGTGATGAAGGAATCTGCGGAAATCGCCTACAGCTATGTCAGTTCCAATCTGGCGAAATTTGGTGGTGACAAAGGCTTCTTCGATGAAGCGTTCGTTCACCTGCACGTGCCGGAAGGCGCCACGCCGAAAGACGGCCCTAGCGCGGGCGTGACCATGGCCAGTGCCCTGCTCTCGCTGGCTCGCAACCAGGCACCGAAAAAAGGCGTGGCCATGACCGGCGAGCTGACCCTCACTGGGCACGTGTTGCCGATTGGCGGGGTTCGGGAAAAAGTGATCGCGGCGCGTCGGCAGAAGATCTTCGAACTGATCCTGCCCGAAGCCAACCGCGGCAACTTCGAAGAACTCCCCGATTACCTCAAGGAAGGCATCACCGCGCACTTCGCCAAACGCTTCTCGGACGTGGCGAAGGTGCTGTTCTAA
- a CDS encoding methylamine utilization protein, which produces MKPVVSSLLVAASLFLSSAAYAATLTAEFVDAQGKSLSDVVLTLQGPAGKPDPAPKADMDQRDQRFAPHVLAVRTGTQIKFPNSDDIRHQVYSFSPAKRFELRLYGGTPSEPVLFDKPGVVVLGCNIHDWMLGYVYVTDDPWFGVSNDKGTLTLDQMPAGHYVATLWHPQAPDMQPVPGGEIDIPAAGLHKRFSVTVQPKGDDMPATPPPSAFGDAFHKAAHE; this is translated from the coding sequence ATGAAGCCTGTTGTCTCATCGTTGCTGGTGGCTGCCTCTCTTTTTTTGAGCTCGGCTGCCTACGCCGCCACCCTGACTGCCGAATTCGTCGACGCGCAGGGTAAATCGCTGAGCGATGTGGTGCTGACCCTTCAGGGCCCGGCGGGCAAACCCGATCCTGCGCCCAAGGCCGACATGGACCAACGCGACCAGCGTTTCGCGCCGCATGTCTTGGCCGTGCGCACCGGCACGCAGATCAAATTCCCCAACAGCGACGACATTCGTCACCAGGTGTACTCCTTTTCCCCCGCCAAACGTTTCGAATTGCGTCTGTATGGCGGCACGCCGTCTGAGCCTGTGCTGTTCGACAAGCCTGGCGTGGTCGTACTGGGCTGCAACATCCACGACTGGATGCTCGGCTATGTTTACGTGACTGACGATCCCTGGTTCGGCGTGAGCAATGACAAAGGCACGCTGACTCTCGACCAAATGCCTGCAGGCCACTATGTGGCGACGCTGTGGCATCCACAGGCGCCTGACATGCAGCCTGTGCCAGGAGGCGAAATCGACATTCCGGCCGCGGGTCTGCACAAGCGTTTCAGCGTTACCGTGCAGCCCAAGGGTGATGACATGCCTGCAACGCCACCGCCCAGCGCGTTCGGCGATGCCTTTCATAAAGCCGCCCATGAATGA
- a CDS encoding EAL domain-containing protein codes for MKRRISFQARIAGVLILLLLIVVSAVFVAVRAATQDAVRKQAQAQLDVGTRVFEGLLEMRGKRLRDAVQLLSSDFGFRDAVASADSATIRSVLQNHGARINANDMFLLGMDGKVLSSTVEQIPEGSPFPYTQALRDLKSHNQSMLIVPLQGKPHLLVESTVMAPLPIARVVMGFSMDDDLAQELRSLSGLQVSFLSVVHRLPGQIISTQPQPLYDSLRGVMLSTDRGQMVMTEHGNQSFLSKRLELGNTGDSNGDQVVALLQSPLDQAMQAFAPLDEKLFWITLVALAGSLIGALLLARSVSHPVRALALAAERIGEGDYGTPVTLERSDELGLLAGAINSMQSGIAEREQQLAHNALHDGLTGLPNRALVMERLGSAIAAERAVALLYLGIENFRAINDSIGPEGIEKLLQVMGEQLQLPLRPGDTVARLSGNEFLLLVHNAEVDSAVAVADRLQRLLLKPQRIHDHDISLDACIGIAAYPANGDSPSELVRRASIARQDATQMPGRLQVYEDGRDLAHQRQISLIRDLRHAARNGELMLHYQPKLDIRNGRTRQAEALLRWQHPQFGNVSPAEFIVLAERTGSIQLLTNWVIEEAMRQLAEWGRRGLHVQLSVNISADDLLSGDLADRVSDLLKLYRVPAEQLIFEITESAVMREPEHALKVLNRLRECGISLSVDDFGTGYSSLAHLKRLPVQELKIDQSFVRNLDETSEDAVIVRSTIEMSHNLGLKVVAEGVEYEHSLRLLERWHCDTAQGYLISRPLTAVAFEAWIAKAHSSPSMMIH; via the coding sequence ATGAAACGACGAATTAGCTTTCAGGCACGCATTGCCGGCGTGCTGATCCTGCTGTTGTTGATCGTGGTCAGCGCCGTGTTCGTGGCCGTCCGGGCCGCGACGCAGGATGCTGTGCGCAAACAGGCCCAGGCTCAACTGGACGTGGGTACGCGAGTGTTCGAGGGTTTGCTGGAGATGCGCGGCAAACGGTTGCGCGACGCCGTGCAACTGCTGTCCAGCGACTTCGGTTTCCGCGACGCGGTGGCGTCGGCGGACTCGGCGACCATCCGCTCGGTCCTGCAGAATCACGGAGCACGCATCAACGCCAATGACATGTTCCTGCTGGGCATGGACGGCAAGGTGCTCTCCAGCACGGTCGAGCAGATTCCCGAAGGCTCGCCGTTTCCGTACACCCAGGCGTTGCGCGACCTGAAGTCCCATAACCAGTCGATGCTGATCGTGCCGTTGCAGGGCAAACCGCACTTGCTGGTCGAAAGCACCGTCATGGCGCCGCTGCCCATTGCTCGCGTGGTCATGGGTTTCAGCATGGATGATGACCTCGCCCAGGAACTGCGCTCGCTCAGCGGTCTGCAAGTCTCGTTTCTGTCGGTGGTGCATCGGTTGCCGGGGCAAATCATCAGCACCCAGCCGCAGCCTTTGTACGACAGCCTTCGCGGGGTGATGCTCAGCACCGATCGCGGCCAGATGGTGATGACCGAACACGGCAACCAAAGCTTTCTCAGCAAACGTCTGGAATTGGGCAACACGGGCGACAGTAATGGCGATCAGGTCGTGGCGCTGCTGCAAAGCCCGCTCGATCAGGCCATGCAAGCCTTCGCGCCGCTGGATGAAAAGCTGTTCTGGATCACCCTCGTGGCGTTGGCCGGCTCGCTGATTGGCGCGTTATTGCTGGCGCGCAGCGTGTCGCATCCGGTTCGTGCCCTGGCCCTGGCCGCCGAGCGCATTGGCGAAGGCGACTACGGCACGCCGGTGACTCTTGAACGCAGTGATGAACTGGGTTTGCTGGCGGGCGCGATCAATTCGATGCAAAGCGGCATCGCCGAACGTGAGCAGCAACTGGCGCACAACGCGCTGCACGATGGCTTGACCGGCCTGCCCAACCGGGCGCTGGTGATGGAGCGTCTGGGCAGTGCGATTGCGGCCGAGCGGGCCGTGGCTCTGCTGTACCTGGGGATCGAGAATTTCCGTGCGATCAACGACAGCATCGGCCCGGAAGGCATTGAAAAGTTGCTGCAAGTGATGGGCGAGCAATTGCAACTGCCGCTGCGCCCCGGCGATACCGTGGCGCGTTTGTCGGGCAATGAATTTCTGTTGCTGGTCCACAATGCCGAAGTGGACAGCGCTGTTGCCGTGGCCGACCGCTTGCAGCGTCTGCTCCTGAAACCGCAACGCATTCACGATCATGATATTTCGCTGGACGCCTGCATCGGTATTGCCGCGTATCCCGCCAACGGTGACTCGCCGTCCGAACTGGTCAGGCGCGCTTCGATTGCCCGTCAGGACGCCACCCAGATGCCGGGTCGTCTGCAAGTCTACGAAGACGGCCGCGACCTGGCGCATCAGCGTCAGATCAGCCTGATTCGCGACCTGCGCCATGCGGCCCGTAACGGCGAGCTGATGCTGCATTACCAGCCGAAACTGGACATCCGCAACGGTCGCACGCGTCAGGCCGAGGCCTTGCTGCGCTGGCAGCATCCGCAGTTTGGAAACGTTTCGCCCGCCGAATTCATTGTGTTGGCCGAACGCACCGGCAGCATTCAACTGCTGACCAACTGGGTGATCGAGGAAGCGATGCGTCAGTTGGCAGAATGGGGGCGCCGTGGCCTGCACGTGCAGCTGTCGGTGAACATTTCGGCGGACGACCTGCTCAGTGGTGATCTGGCGGACCGTGTGTCGGATCTGCTCAAGCTGTACCGCGTACCCGCCGAACAACTGATATTCGAGATCACCGAAAGCGCCGTGATGCGCGAGCCAGAGCATGCCTTGAAGGTGCTCAATCGCCTGCGCGAATGCGGCATCAGTCTGTCGGTGGATGACTTCGGCACCGGCTACTCTTCACTGGCGCACCTCAAGCGGCTGCCGGTGCAGGAACTGAAGATCGACCAGTCCTTCGTGCGCAATCTCGATGAGACGAGCGAGGACGCGGTGATTGTCCGTTCCACCATCGAAATGAGCCACAACCTGGGGCTGAAGGTGGTCGCCGAAGGTGTCGAGTACGAACACAGCCTGCGGCTGTTGGAGCGGTGGCACTGCGATACGGCACAGGGTTATTTGATCAGCCGCCCGCTCACGGCGGTGGCATTCGAGGCCTGGATTGCCAAGGCTCACAGTTCACCCAGCATGATGATTCACTGA
- a CDS encoding DUF3034 family protein, whose product MTRRLSAVFSRVVLASVVGGAGGVIAPVVEAEQGRLIATGGASSIEGAAGGGIIPWAVIGNYDEKGEWGANLFGTHINLPDYTLDVAGMAASYGNRVEVSYAHQRFDLGSLVHKLSLPEDNLTQDIFGVKVRLFGDLIYDQLPQVSLGLEYKHQNDFLIPSLVGAKRDSDVEGYLTASRLFMGAAFGYNVVVNGGVRYSRANETGLLGFGGDRRDTRSVLKEGSVVMLFNPRWAVGVEYREKPDNLSFAGESDWADAFVGWFPNKHVSVVLAYARLGEIATLDNQNGTYLSVQGSF is encoded by the coding sequence ATGACACGTCGTCTCTCGGCTGTTTTCAGCCGTGTGGTGTTAGCAAGTGTGGTAGGCGGTGCCGGTGGCGTGATTGCGCCGGTGGTCGAGGCCGAGCAGGGGCGCCTGATTGCGACCGGGGGTGCGAGCAGCATCGAAGGCGCGGCGGGCGGCGGGATCATCCCGTGGGCGGTGATTGGCAATTACGACGAGAAAGGCGAATGGGGGGCGAACCTGTTCGGCACCCATATCAACCTTCCGGACTACACGCTGGACGTCGCGGGTATGGCAGCGTCCTACGGCAATCGCGTGGAAGTGTCCTACGCCCATCAGCGATTTGACTTGGGCTCGCTGGTCCACAAACTCAGCCTGCCGGAAGACAACCTCACCCAAGACATTTTCGGGGTCAAGGTGCGTCTGTTTGGTGACCTGATTTATGACCAATTGCCGCAAGTCTCGTTGGGCCTCGAATACAAACATCAGAACGATTTCCTGATCCCCAGCCTGGTCGGGGCGAAACGCGATTCCGACGTGGAAGGCTATTTGACCGCCAGCCGATTGTTCATGGGCGCAGCGTTTGGCTACAACGTGGTGGTCAACGGTGGCGTGCGTTACAGCCGGGCCAATGAAACCGGTCTGCTGGGGTTCGGCGGCGACCGCCGCGACACCCGCAGTGTTTTGAAGGAAGGCTCAGTGGTCATGCTCTTCAACCCGCGCTGGGCCGTGGGCGTGGAGTACCGCGAGAAGCCGGACAATCTATCGTTTGCCGGTGAGAGCGATTGGGCTGACGCCTTTGTCGGCTGGTTCCCGAACAAGCACGTGTCGGTGGTGCTGGCCTACGCGCGTCTGGGTGAAATCGCCACGCTGGATAACCAGAACGGCACCTACTTGTCTGTGCAGGGGAGCTTCTGA
- a CDS encoding group 1 truncated hemoglobin — translation MRRPLQWLGMWGLALLVGCAQQPPKDDSLYHALGERAGIQRIVEGMLLHVAQDERIYKYFAKVDIVRARDKLVEKFCVEAGGPCTYSGDPLPEVHKGMNISRSDFNALVENLIDAMDEQHIPVPTQNRLIARLAPQRGEVIEK, via the coding sequence ATGAGGCGGCCTTTGCAGTGGTTGGGGATGTGGGGACTGGCTCTGCTGGTTGGGTGCGCTCAACAACCGCCCAAGGATGACAGCCTCTATCACGCGTTGGGTGAGCGTGCCGGGATTCAAAGGATCGTCGAGGGGATGCTGTTGCATGTCGCCCAGGACGAGAGGATCTACAAGTATTTCGCCAAGGTCGACATCGTTCGCGCGCGGGACAAACTGGTGGAGAAGTTCTGCGTGGAGGCCGGTGGGCCGTGTACCTATTCGGGGGACCCGCTGCCTGAAGTCCATAAAGGCATGAACATCAGTCGGAGCGATTTCAATGCACTGGTGGAGAATTTGATCGACGCAATGGATGAGCAGCATATCCCGGTGCCGACACAGAATCGGCTGATCGCCCGATTGGCGCCGCAGCGTGGCGAAGTGATCGAGAAGTAG
- a CDS encoding glucose/quinate/shikimate family membrane-bound PQQ-dependent dehydrogenase has translation MSTDGAFGKGRLLPSLLGLVILIMGLALLAGGIKLLTLGGSLYYLLTGIGFIITGILLIQGRRSALGLFALVLFASTVWALWEVGLDWWQLVPRLSLWFVLGIVMLLPWFRRPVLRGQPGGLPTVALSIAVVLAGLTAIASQFTSPGEIKGTLDRDDAGVAYDPQPMPDGDWQAYGRSEHGNRYSPLKQITPANVGKLQEAWRIRTGDLPSAEDPVELTNENTPLKVNGMVYACTPHSKVLALDPDTGKTIWSYDPQISKEGAKNFTGWAHMTCRGVSYYDEAAYAKSDVGASAAALSAAGTAIAASCPRRLYLPTADARLIALNADTGKVCEDFANKGAIDLRANIGPFTAGGYYSTSPAAITRNLIIIGGHVTDNESTNEPSGVIRAYDVHDGKLVWNWDPNNPDATAPIAADQFYSRNAPNMWSLASVDEKSGLVFLPLGNQMPDQYGGDRTPGAEKFSAGLVALDVNTGKVRWNYQFTHHDLWDMDVPSQPTLINLKTKDGVKPAVIQPTKQGSLYVLDRRDGTPIVPIDEVPAPTGAAQGDHTSPTQARSQLNMLPPELTEKSMWGATAFDQMLCRIQFKELRYEGQYTPPSEQGSIIYPGNVGVFNWGAVSVDPVRQLMFTSPNYMAFVSKLVPRAKVEAGSKRESETSGVQPNTGAPYAVIMHPLMSQIGMPCQAPSWGNVAAVDLTTNQVVWKHKNGTSRDNTPVPIGLPVGVPSMGGSMVTAGGVGFLAGTLDQYLRAYDVKTGKELFAGRLPAGGQATPMTYTGKDGKQYVLIVAGGHGSLGTRMGDYIIAYKLPE, from the coding sequence ATGAGCACTGACGGTGCTTTCGGTAAGGGTCGCCTGCTGCCGAGCTTGCTCGGACTGGTGATTCTGATCATGGGCCTGGCCTTGCTGGCCGGGGGTATCAAGCTGCTGACACTGGGCGGGTCGCTGTACTACCTGCTGACCGGGATCGGCTTCATCATCACCGGCATTCTGCTGATTCAGGGCCGTCGTTCGGCACTGGGTCTGTTTGCGCTGGTGCTGTTCGCGAGCACGGTCTGGGCGCTGTGGGAAGTCGGCCTGGATTGGTGGCAACTGGTGCCACGTCTGTCGCTGTGGTTCGTGCTCGGCATCGTGATGCTGCTGCCATGGTTCCGCCGCCCGGTCCTGCGCGGCCAGCCTGGCGGTCTGCCGACCGTGGCGCTGAGCATCGCTGTCGTCCTGGCCGGCCTGACCGCCATCGCCAGCCAGTTCACCAGCCCCGGTGAAATCAAAGGCACGCTGGACCGCGATGACGCGGGCGTGGCGTACGACCCGCAGCCGATGCCCGATGGCGACTGGCAGGCGTATGGTCGCTCCGAACACGGCAACCGTTACTCGCCGCTGAAGCAGATCACCCCTGCAAACGTCGGCAAGCTCCAGGAAGCCTGGCGCATTCGCACGGGTGATCTGCCCAGCGCCGAAGACCCGGTCGAGCTGACCAACGAGAACACGCCGCTGAAGGTCAACGGCATGGTCTACGCCTGCACCCCGCACAGCAAAGTGCTGGCGCTGGACCCGGACACCGGCAAGACCATCTGGTCGTACGATCCGCAGATTTCCAAGGAAGGCGCGAAGAACTTCACCGGTTGGGCGCACATGACCTGCCGTGGCGTTTCGTACTATGACGAAGCGGCCTACGCCAAATCCGACGTCGGCGCCTCAGCCGCAGCGCTGTCAGCTGCTGGCACCGCGATTGCTGCGTCCTGCCCGCGTCGTCTGTACCTGCCGACTGCCGACGCCCGCCTGATCGCGCTGAACGCCGACACCGGTAAAGTCTGCGAAGACTTCGCCAACAAAGGTGCCATCGACCTGCGTGCCAACATCGGCCCGTTCACCGCCGGGGGTTACTACTCCACCTCGCCTGCGGCGATCACGCGCAACCTGATCATCATCGGCGGCCACGTGACCGACAATGAGTCGACCAACGAGCCATCGGGTGTGATTCGCGCCTACGACGTGCACGACGGCAAGCTGGTGTGGAACTGGGACCCGAACAACCCGGACGCCACGGCTCCTATCGCGGCCGATCAGTTCTACTCGCGCAACGCGCCGAACATGTGGTCGCTGGCCAGCGTCGACGAGAAATCGGGCCTGGTCTTCCTGCCGCTGGGCAACCAGATGCCTGACCAATACGGGGGTGACCGCACCCCTGGCGCCGAGAAATTCAGCGCCGGTCTGGTCGCGCTGGACGTCAACACCGGCAAGGTGCGCTGGAATTACCAGTTCACCCACCACGACCTGTGGGACATGGACGTACCGAGCCAGCCAACGCTGATCAACCTGAAAACCAAGGACGGCGTGAAGCCGGCCGTGATTCAGCCGACCAAGCAAGGCAGCCTGTACGTGCTGGACCGTCGTGACGGCACCCCGATTGTGCCGATCGACGAAGTCCCGGCGCCGACCGGTGCCGCGCAAGGCGACCACACTTCGCCGACCCAGGCCCGTTCGCAACTGAACATGCTGCCGCCCGAGCTGACCGAGAAATCCATGTGGGGCGCGACCGCGTTCGACCAGATGCTCTGCCGCATTCAGTTCAAGGAGCTGCGTTACGAAGGTCAGTACACGCCGCCGTCTGAACAGGGGAGCATCATCTACCCGGGCAACGTGGGCGTGTTCAACTGGGGCGCCGTGTCGGTGGACCCGGTGCGCCAGCTGATGTTCACCAGCCCGAACTACATGGCCTTCGTCTCCAAGCTGGTGCCACGCGCCAAGGTGGAAGCGGGCAGCAAGCGCGAAAGCGAAACCAGCGGCGTGCAGCCTAACACCGGCGCGCCATACGCCGTGATCATGCACCCGTTGATGTCGCAGATCGGCATGCCGTGCCAGGCGCCATCGTGGGGTAACGTTGCCGCAGTGGACCTGACCACCAATCAGGTGGTGTGGAAACACAAAAACGGCACCAGCCGCGACAACACGCCAGTGCCTATCGGTCTGCCAGTGGGCGTGCCGAGCATGGGTGGTTCGATGGTGACTGCCGGTGGCGTTGGCTTCCTGGCCGGTACGCTGGACCAATACCTGCGCGCCTATGACGTGAAAACCGGCAAAGAGCTGTTCGCCGGGCGTCTGCCAGCAGGCGGCCAAGCGACCCCGATGACCTACACCGGCAAAGATGGCAAGCAATACGTGCTGATCGTTGCAGGCGGCCACGGCTCGCTGGGCACCCGAATGGGCGACTACATCATTGCCTACAAGTTGCCGGAGTGA